A stretch of the Thermodesulfobacteriota bacterium genome encodes the following:
- the hemE gene encoding uroporphyrinogen decarboxylase, with product MSRADRFLKACRGEPVDTTPAWIMRQAGRYMEEYRAVRARHSFLEVCKTPELACEVTLQPLDRLGVDAAILFSDIMIPLEGMGCQVEFNPGPVMEPIRTRAAVDALRVCEPEADVPYVLDAVRLIRKELAGKVPLIGFSGAPFTLAAYMVEGKGSREFANLKRMMFTAPDLFGDLMAKVSDTVIAYLNAQAAAGAQALQLFDTWGGILSPADYAAYVLPHSKRILASLDRSVPIIHFVKGAGLMLDTVKEAGGDVLGLDWHIDLADAIRIIGPDFSVQGNMDPAYMFAPVEVAQRTAAEIVRKGKAARGHIFNLGHGIMPMASVDTARAVVDAVHEAGTR from the coding sequence ATGAGCCGAGCCGACCGTTTTCTCAAGGCCTGCCGAGGCGAGCCCGTCGACACCACCCCCGCGTGGATCATGCGCCAGGCCGGGCGCTACATGGAGGAGTACCGGGCCGTGCGCGCCAGGCACAGCTTCCTCGAGGTCTGCAAGACCCCGGAGCTCGCCTGCGAGGTCACCCTCCAGCCCCTGGACCGCCTGGGGGTGGACGCGGCGATCCTCTTCTCCGACATCATGATTCCGCTCGAGGGAATGGGCTGCCAGGTGGAGTTCAACCCCGGCCCCGTCATGGAGCCCATCCGCACCCGGGCCGCAGTGGACGCCCTGCGGGTGTGCGAGCCCGAGGCCGACGTGCCCTACGTGCTCGACGCCGTGCGCCTCATCCGCAAGGAGCTCGCCGGCAAGGTGCCCCTGATCGGCTTCTCGGGGGCCCCCTTCACCCTGGCGGCCTACATGGTGGAGGGCAAGGGGAGCCGCGAGTTCGCCAACTTGAAGCGCATGATGTTCACCGCCCCCGACCTCTTCGGCGACCTCATGGCCAAGGTCTCCGACACCGTCATCGCCTACCTCAACGCCCAGGCAGCCGCCGGCGCCCAGGCCCTCCAGCTCTTCGACACCTGGGGCGGCATCCTCTCCCCGGCGGACTACGCCGCCTACGTGCTGCCCCACTCCAAGCGCATCCTGGCGAGCCTCGACCGGAGCGTGCCGATCATCCACTTCGTCAAGGGCGCCGGCCTCATGCTCGACACCGTCAAGGAAGCGGGGGGCGATGTGCTCGGCCTCGACTGGCACATCGACCTCGCCGACGCCATCCGCATCATCGGCCCCGACTTCAGCGTCCAGGGCAACATGGACCCCGCCTACATGTTCGCCCCCGTCGAGGTCGCCCAGCGCACCGCGGCGGAGATCGTCCGGAAGGGCAAGGCTGCCCGCGGCCACATCTTCAACCTGGGCCACGGGATCATGCCCATGGCGAGCGTCGACACCGCCAGGGCGGTGGTCGACGCCGTGCACGAGGCGGGGACGCGGTA